A DNA window from Choloepus didactylus isolate mChoDid1 chromosome 9, mChoDid1.pri, whole genome shotgun sequence contains the following coding sequences:
- the LOC119544983 gene encoding nuclear body protein SP140-like protein produces MLAVVQNKEIFHEIFLNHFKKKKTEIANSITQLFPFLERLRDHSFITNKTYNDSQEACRNLVAVRRVVPHILCDLEKQFDGSLLQALFRKEHLKEHPDLTQNQRSFENGNPFAPLFQGRGLLFIHHVPGSELGSVL; encoded by the exons ATGCTTGCAGTGGTCCAGAACAAGGAGATTTTCCATGAGATCTTTTTAAATcacttcaagaaaaaaaagacgGAGATAGCAAATTCAATAACACAGTTATTTCCTTTCCTCGAGAGACTCAGAGACCATTCCTTCATTACCAACAAAACCTATAAT gattctCAAGAAGCCTGTAGAAACTTGGTTGCTGTAAGAAGAGTGGTCCCCCACATTCTCTGTGACCTGGAGAAGCAGTTTGACGGGTCACTCCTGCAAGCCCTATTCCGCAAGGAGCACCTGAAGGAGCATCCCGACTTAACACAGAATCAAAGAAGCTTTGAAAATGGTAATCCATTTGCACCGCTCTTTCAGGGTCGAGGTCTACTTTTCATTCATCATGTCCCAGGCTCTGAACTGGGCAGTGTATTATAA